The following are from one region of the Variovorax sp. V213 genome:
- the lipB gene encoding lipoyl(octanoyl) transferase LipB codes for MTLAEHPADTAIALRWLGRVGYAETFAAMKQFTLERQPETPDALWMCEHAPVFTQGLAGKQDHILNPGDIPVVQTDRGGQVTFHGPGQVVGYPLIDLRRAGYYVKEYVYRIEESVLRTLAHFGVTGHRVPGAPGIYVRLDDPFSHAALTGPLHAGDPFRGLGKVAALGIKVSRHATYHGVALNVDMDLEPFSRINPCGYAGLQTVDLSTIGIQTTWEEAARVLSQKLTTYLAP; via the coding sequence ATGACGCTGGCAGAGCACCCGGCAGACACCGCCATCGCACTGCGCTGGCTGGGCCGCGTCGGCTATGCCGAGACCTTTGCGGCGATGAAGCAGTTCACGCTCGAGCGCCAGCCGGAGACACCCGACGCGCTATGGATGTGCGAGCACGCTCCCGTGTTCACGCAAGGCCTCGCGGGCAAGCAGGACCATATCCTGAACCCCGGCGACATTCCCGTGGTGCAGACCGACCGCGGCGGGCAGGTCACCTTCCACGGCCCGGGCCAGGTGGTCGGCTATCCGCTGATCGACCTTCGGCGGGCGGGCTACTACGTGAAGGAATACGTCTACCGCATCGAGGAATCGGTGCTGCGCACTCTGGCGCATTTCGGCGTGACGGGGCACCGCGTGCCGGGCGCGCCGGGCATCTACGTGCGGCTGGACGACCCGTTCTCGCATGCGGCGCTGACCGGCCCGCTGCACGCCGGCGACCCGTTCCGGGGTCTCGGCAAGGTCGCCGCGCTCGGCATCAAGGTGAGCCGCCACGCCACCTACCACGGGGTCGCGCTCAACGTCGACATGGACCTCGAGCCCTTCTCGCGGATCAATCCGTGTGGTTATGCGGGGCTCCAAACAGTCGATCTTTCTACAATCGGCATTCAAACCACATGGGAAGAGGCTGCCCGGGTCCTGAGCCAGAAGCTCACCACCTACCTGGCGCCCTAG
- a CDS encoding ATP synthase subunit I, whose product MKTIAQKDERVAEDLDTEYKPLTADEARELRARHPSISPWWVIAGQLVVGLLVALAAWGLTGRQNLGWSAAYGAIAVVIPAAVFARGLTGRFSSLNPGTAVVGFFLWEMVKMALSLAMLFAAPRLITALSWPAMLVGLVVTMKAAWLAVMFSPRRRQHRDE is encoded by the coding sequence ATGAAAACAATCGCCCAAAAAGATGAAAGGGTCGCTGAAGACCTCGACACGGAATACAAGCCGTTGACCGCCGATGAGGCGCGTGAACTGCGTGCAAGGCATCCCTCGATTTCCCCTTGGTGGGTCATCGCGGGGCAGTTGGTTGTCGGTCTGCTGGTGGCTTTGGCCGCCTGGGGGCTGACGGGGAGGCAAAATCTGGGTTGGTCCGCCGCTTACGGCGCGATCGCGGTGGTCATTCCTGCTGCGGTGTTCGCGCGGGGGTTGACCGGCCGGTTTTCCTCCCTGAATCCGGGCACTGCGGTGGTTGGGTTCTTCCTGTGGGAAATGGTCAAGATGGCCTTGTCGCTTGCGATGTTGTTCGCGGCGCCAAGGCTGATTACGGCGCTGAGCTGGCCTGCAATGCTGGTCGGCTTGGTGGTGACAATGAAGGCGGCCTGGTTGGCGGTGATGTTCTCGCCCCGGCGCCGGCAACATAGAGACGAGTAA
- a CDS encoding sulfotransferase produces MSKHPPMPVVVGAPRSGTTLLRLMLDAHPDLAIPPETSFLAAVSALGQSDGDLRARFLETITAYPPGAPNWQDFGLAREALAEAVQALEPFTVADGLRAFYRLYAQRFDKSRWGEKTPDYSLHVGTIAALLPEARFVHLIRDGRDVAASWRQQWFSPGHEPEVLARAWADRVEAARNAGSACAHYTEVFYEDLVARPEPVLRRLCEFLELPWSNQLLNHQERAPRRLEEHRARVSLDGSFVVSHAQRLHQQRRTMERPGTGRIGSWRETMSGQEVQRFERVAGALLIQLGYELQGNS; encoded by the coding sequence ATGAGCAAACATCCTCCAATGCCGGTCGTCGTGGGTGCACCGCGTTCGGGCACGACTCTGCTGCGGCTGATGCTCGATGCCCATCCAGACCTCGCGATTCCGCCCGAAACCAGCTTCCTTGCGGCAGTTTCGGCGCTGGGCCAATCGGACGGCGATCTTCGCGCCCGCTTTCTCGAAACGATCACCGCCTATCCGCCGGGTGCACCCAACTGGCAGGACTTCGGCCTCGCACGCGAAGCGCTCGCCGAAGCCGTGCAGGCGCTCGAACCCTTCACCGTGGCCGATGGACTGCGCGCCTTTTATCGGCTTTACGCGCAGCGCTTCGACAAGTCGCGCTGGGGCGAAAAGACGCCGGACTATTCGCTTCACGTCGGAACGATCGCCGCGCTGTTGCCCGAAGCCCGGTTTGTCCACCTCATTCGCGACGGCCGTGACGTGGCGGCGTCATGGCGCCAGCAGTGGTTCTCACCGGGCCACGAACCCGAAGTACTGGCGCGCGCCTGGGCCGATCGCGTCGAAGCGGCCCGCAACGCCGGTTCCGCTTGCGCCCACTACACCGAGGTCTTCTACGAAGACCTGGTGGCACGGCCTGAACCGGTGCTGCGCCGCCTGTGCGAGTTCCTGGAACTGCCATGGTCGAATCAGTTGCTCAACCATCAGGAGCGCGCCCCCAGGCGGCTCGAGGAACATCGGGCGCGCGTCTCGCTCGATGGCAGTTTCGTGGTGAGCCATGCGCAGCGCCTGCACCAGCAACGCAGAACGATGGAGCGACCGGGCACGGGGCGCATCGGCTCCTGGCGCGAGACGATGAGCGGCCAGGAAGTACAGCGCTTCGAACGCGTCGCGGGCGCCCTCCTGATCCAGCTCGGCTATGAATTGCAGGGCAACAGCTGA
- a CDS encoding DegT/DnrJ/EryC1/StrS family aminotransferase, with translation MKIPLFRSAACVEPMAERLVQACATVLRSGIYVLGPRVSAFEARLSDLLQRREVVAVSSGSDALLLALKSLGVGSAAGGHPEDEVLLPSYTFAACAEAVIAAGARPVFVDSAADDFLVPLAHFRNAKTPRTRAVLAVGLFGDPTGLPELAAYCRDEQLYLIEDVAQCLGASACGADGRAQPAGSWGDASAMSFYPTKTLGAAGDAGALAFKNPRHAEKARLLRNHGYQNGLHTCLGQNSRMDELQACLLHVALDDFPAAIARRRAIAARYLAAWAKCPMQLPRDAAGHAWNYFVVVLHGPHERNALAVQLATKGIATRVYYEQPLHLHEALGRWRGESTLPHSERLARCSLALPLYPMLSDEEIEYIIHAVGEAVGDVTRHSQT, from the coding sequence ATGAAGATTCCGTTGTTCCGTTCGGCGGCATGCGTCGAACCCATGGCCGAACGACTTGTCCAGGCGTGTGCCACGGTGTTGCGCAGCGGCATCTATGTCCTCGGTCCACGGGTCAGCGCATTCGAGGCCCGGCTGTCGGACTTGCTGCAACGGCGCGAGGTGGTGGCCGTGAGTTCGGGTTCAGACGCACTGCTGCTCGCCCTCAAGAGTCTGGGCGTCGGCAGCGCGGCCGGAGGGCATCCGGAAGACGAAGTTCTGCTTCCTTCCTACACCTTTGCGGCCTGCGCCGAAGCGGTGATCGCTGCCGGTGCGCGGCCTGTGTTCGTCGACAGTGCCGCCGATGATTTTCTGGTGCCACTCGCGCATTTCCGGAATGCGAAAACGCCGCGCACCCGCGCCGTTCTCGCGGTCGGACTCTTCGGTGATCCCACCGGCCTGCCCGAGTTGGCCGCCTATTGCCGCGACGAGCAGCTGTATCTGATCGAGGACGTGGCCCAGTGCCTGGGTGCCAGCGCTTGCGGCGCGGACGGACGCGCGCAACCCGCCGGCAGCTGGGGCGACGCATCGGCGATGAGCTTCTACCCCACCAAGACCCTGGGCGCCGCCGGCGACGCGGGAGCCCTGGCCTTCAAGAACCCGCGCCATGCCGAGAAGGCGCGCCTGCTGCGCAACCACGGGTACCAGAACGGATTGCACACTTGCCTCGGCCAGAACAGCCGCATGGACGAATTGCAGGCGTGTCTCCTTCATGTGGCGCTGGATGATTTCCCTGCCGCCATTGCGCGGCGCCGCGCCATCGCCGCGCGCTATCTGGCGGCATGGGCCAAGTGCCCGATGCAATTGCCACGCGACGCCGCAGGCCATGCCTGGAACTATTTCGTCGTTGTCCTGCACGGCCCGCACGAGCGGAACGCGCTGGCGGTCCAACTGGCGACAAAGGGAATCGCCACTCGCGTTTACTATGAACAGCCGCTGCACCTGCACGAGGCGCTGGGGCGCTGGCGAGGCGAGAGCACGCTGCCGCACAGCGAGCGGCTGGCCCGCTGCTCGCTGGCCCTGCCGCTTTACCCGATGCTCAGCGACGAGGAAATCGAATACATCATTCACGCCGTAGGAGAGGCCGTCGGCGACGTAACCAGGCACAGTCAGACATGA
- a CDS encoding Gfo/Idh/MocA family protein translates to MTFTTPSVDQGSAASCGDEAEAEIALATPDLTHALVGLGRFGSTHARKLASLPGFRLSAVVDSSPAARPVADLAALPLLSGIDELPPGIESATVATSDGTHAEVAMALMRRGCHVLVEKPLCIDRRDGVQMLRMAQQCGVVLSTGHIERFNPAFDAAALSWIRRAALRHRDSAHPFLRFRRFSCRQASAVDSVLDLMVHDLDLLAWLCAIPADAQLQVISRRIDVRSARVQVRLGGLVAELESGYGSMPPAARLQVCNGGRQHVLDLRKPHRAMAGGDDALARQYRDFRHAVQGNGRRIASGADGLAAVIRASQVLHA, encoded by the coding sequence ATGACCTTCACGACGCCCTCGGTCGATCAAGGCTCGGCGGCCTCCTGCGGCGACGAAGCCGAAGCGGAGATCGCTCTCGCTACCCCCGACTTGACTCATGCCCTCGTGGGCCTGGGTCGTTTCGGCAGCACCCATGCGCGCAAGCTCGCAAGCCTGCCAGGCTTCCGTCTGAGCGCCGTGGTGGACAGCTCTCCCGCGGCCAGGCCCGTCGCCGACCTTGCGGCATTGCCGCTGTTGTCCGGCATAGACGAGTTGCCGCCGGGCATCGAGTCGGCCACGGTCGCAACCAGCGACGGAACACACGCCGAAGTGGCGATGGCGCTCATGCGGCGAGGCTGCCACGTATTGGTCGAAAAGCCACTCTGCATCGACCGGCGGGACGGCGTACAGATGCTTCGGATGGCGCAGCAATGTGGCGTCGTCCTGAGCACAGGACACATCGAACGCTTCAATCCGGCGTTCGATGCGGCCGCGCTGTCGTGGATACGCCGCGCCGCCTTGCGTCATCGGGACAGCGCTCATCCTTTTCTGCGATTCCGTCGCTTTTCCTGCCGCCAGGCGAGCGCCGTGGACAGCGTGCTGGATCTGATGGTGCACGATCTCGACCTGCTCGCCTGGCTCTGCGCCATTCCGGCGGACGCGCAGTTGCAAGTGATCAGTCGGCGGATCGACGTGCGCAGCGCCCGTGTCCAGGTGCGCCTGGGCGGCCTGGTCGCGGAGCTGGAGAGTGGCTACGGCAGCATGCCTCCCGCCGCACGGCTGCAGGTGTGCAACGGCGGACGGCAACACGTGCTGGACCTGCGCAAGCCCCACCGCGCGATGGCGGGCGGCGACGATGCGCTGGCGCGCCAGTACCGGGATTTTCGCCATGCCGTGCAGGGCAACGGCAGGCGCATTGCCTCCGGCGCCGACGGCCTTGCCGCGGTCATCCGCGCGTCCCAGGTGCTGCACGCATGA
- the lipA gene encoding lipoyl synthase, with protein sequence MSSTEVVRDAQSAENYNPLAKQKAAAKLSRIPVKVVQQGEVLKKPEWIRVKAGSPTTRFYEIKQILRESNLHTVCEEASCPNIGECFGNGTATFMIMGDKCTRRCPFCDVGHGRPDPLDKDEPLNLAKTIAKLRLKYVVITSVDRDDLRDGGSQHFVDCIKNIRELSPMTQIEILVPDFRGRDDRALDILKAAPPDVMNHNLETAPRLYKEARPGSDYQFSLNLLKKFKALHPGVPTKSGIMVGLGETDEEILQVMRDMRAHDIEMLTIGQYLSPSGSHLPVRRYVHPDTFKMFEEEAYKMGFSHAAVGAMVRSSYHADQQAGHVLAGTPAND encoded by the coding sequence ATGAGCTCTACCGAAGTCGTCCGGGACGCACAAAGCGCCGAAAACTACAACCCGCTGGCCAAGCAGAAGGCCGCGGCCAAGCTCTCGCGCATCCCCGTCAAGGTGGTGCAGCAGGGCGAGGTGCTCAAGAAGCCCGAGTGGATTCGCGTGAAGGCCGGCAGCCCCACCACCCGCTTCTACGAGATCAAGCAGATCCTGCGCGAGAGCAACCTGCACACGGTGTGCGAAGAAGCCTCGTGCCCGAACATCGGCGAATGCTTCGGCAACGGCACGGCCACCTTCATGATCATGGGCGACAAGTGCACGCGCCGCTGCCCGTTCTGCGACGTGGGCCACGGCCGCCCCGACCCGCTCGACAAGGACGAGCCGCTGAACCTGGCCAAGACCATCGCCAAGCTGCGCCTGAAGTACGTGGTGATCACCAGCGTCGACCGCGACGACCTGCGCGACGGCGGCAGCCAGCATTTCGTCGATTGCATCAAGAACATCCGCGAACTCTCGCCGATGACGCAGATCGAGATCCTGGTGCCCGACTTCCGCGGCCGCGACGATCGCGCACTCGACATCCTGAAGGCCGCGCCGCCGGACGTGATGAACCACAATCTGGAGACCGCGCCGCGCCTTTATAAAGAAGCACGCCCCGGCAGCGACTACCAGTTCAGCCTCAACCTGCTGAAGAAGTTCAAGGCGCTGCACCCCGGCGTGCCGACCAAGAGCGGCATCATGGTGGGCCTCGGCGAAACCGACGAAGAGATCCTGCAGGTGATGCGCGACATGCGCGCGCACGACATCGAGATGCTGACCATCGGCCAGTACCTGTCGCCGTCGGGCTCGCACCTGCCGGTGCGCCGCTACGTGCACCCCGACACCTTCAAGATGTTCGAGGAAGAGGCCTACAAGATGGGCTTCAGCCACGCGGCGGTGGGTGCGATGGTGCGGTCGAGCTATCACGCGGACCAGCAGGCCGGACACGTTCTGGCGGGTACGCCGGCCAACGATTGA
- a CDS encoding D-amino acid aminotransferase has product MHPLTAALPTTLCYLDGEYTAVKDAKVSVLDRGFIFGDGVYEVVPAYGGQPFCFEEHMARLDRSLAELQIADPLTLAEWRDIVMRLIAPGGDAPQAVYFQVTRGVAPRDHAMVKGLKPTVFVMVNPLPPVSDAVRAKGVTCVTADDFRWQKAHIKSTSLLGAVLSRQISVEAGAAETVMFRGDWLSEASSSNVWIVKDGVLIGPPKDNLVLTGIRYGLLERLCREGGIPFALRRVSRDEVFGADELILSSASKEVLPVVTLDGKAIGNGHPGPIYKSLYAAYQQAKQRNAEKQGAPA; this is encoded by the coding sequence ATGCATCCTCTCACTGCCGCACTCCCCACCACGCTCTGCTATCTCGACGGCGAATACACCGCCGTCAAAGATGCCAAGGTCAGCGTGCTCGACCGTGGCTTCATTTTCGGCGACGGCGTCTACGAGGTCGTTCCCGCCTATGGTGGCCAGCCCTTCTGCTTCGAAGAACACATGGCGCGGCTCGATCGTTCGCTGGCCGAGTTGCAGATCGCCGATCCGCTCACGCTCGCCGAGTGGCGCGACATCGTGATGCGCCTGATCGCCCCGGGCGGCGACGCACCGCAAGCCGTCTACTTCCAGGTCACCCGCGGCGTTGCGCCGCGCGACCATGCAATGGTCAAGGGCCTCAAGCCCACCGTCTTCGTGATGGTGAACCCGCTGCCGCCGGTGTCCGATGCGGTGCGCGCCAAGGGCGTGACCTGCGTGACTGCAGACGACTTCCGCTGGCAAAAGGCCCACATCAAGAGCACCAGCCTGCTGGGCGCCGTGCTCTCCCGGCAGATCAGCGTCGAGGCCGGTGCGGCAGAGACCGTCATGTTCCGCGGCGACTGGCTCAGCGAGGCTTCGTCGAGCAACGTATGGATAGTGAAGGACGGCGTGCTGATCGGCCCGCCCAAGGACAACCTGGTGCTCACCGGCATCCGCTATGGCCTGCTCGAACGCCTGTGCCGGGAAGGCGGCATTCCCTTTGCGCTGCGGCGCGTCTCGCGCGATGAAGTATTCGGTGCCGACGAACTGATCCTGTCCTCGGCCAGCAAGGAAGTGCTGCCCGTCGTCACGCTCGACGGCAAGGCCATTGGCAATGGCCATCCCGGCCCCATCTACAAGAGCTTGTATGCAGCCTACCAGCAGGCCAAGCAACGCAACGCTGAGAAGCAAGGAGCCCCGGCATGA
- the atpB gene encoding F0F1 ATP synthase subunit A, whose product MAAENAAEHGQTAGEYIIHHLTHLQSSKPGGVADFSVFNFDSLFFSIALGILGCWLLWLAARKATSGVPGRFQAAVELLVEMVDQQAKGIVHNATSRKFVAPLALTIFVWIFLLNAMDLFPVDLFPAIWAKIFGIAGEDPHHAYLRVVPTADLSVTMGMSVAVLLVCLFYNIKIKGLGGWVHELFTAPFGNHWALYPFNFAMQMIEFVAKTVSHGMRLFGNMYAGELIFLLIALMGGAWSLSATGIGLAIGHIIAGTAWAIFHILIITLQAFVFMMLALVYIGQAHDHH is encoded by the coding sequence ATGGCTGCTGAAAACGCTGCGGAACATGGTCAGACCGCGGGTGAATACATCATTCACCACTTGACGCACCTGCAAAGCTCCAAGCCTGGAGGTGTTGCGGACTTTTCGGTTTTCAATTTCGACTCGCTTTTTTTCTCGATCGCGTTGGGCATTCTGGGATGCTGGCTGCTCTGGCTGGCCGCCCGCAAGGCTACTTCGGGCGTTCCCGGGCGTTTTCAAGCGGCCGTCGAGCTGCTGGTCGAAATGGTCGACCAGCAGGCCAAGGGCATCGTTCACAACGCCACCAGCCGCAAGTTCGTCGCTCCGCTGGCGCTCACCATCTTCGTGTGGATCTTCCTGCTGAACGCAATGGACCTGTTCCCGGTCGATTTGTTCCCGGCAATCTGGGCCAAGATCTTCGGCATCGCCGGCGAGGACCCGCACCACGCCTATCTGCGCGTCGTGCCCACGGCCGACCTCTCGGTGACGATGGGCATGTCGGTTGCCGTGCTGCTGGTCTGCCTGTTCTACAACATCAAGATCAAGGGTCTCGGCGGCTGGGTGCACGAGCTCTTCACGGCGCCGTTCGGCAACCACTGGGCGCTGTATCCGTTCAACTTCGCCATGCAGATGATCGAGTTCGTCGCCAAGACCGTCTCGCACGGCATGCGTCTGTTCGGCAACATGTATGCCGGCGAACTGATCTTCCTGCTGATCGCCCTGATGGGTGGTGCCTGGTCGCTCTCGGCCACCGGCATCGGCCTGGCCATCGGCCACATCATCGCGGGCACGGCCTGGGCCATCTTCCACATCCTGATCATCACGCTGCAAGCC
- a CDS encoding YbeD family protein, whose protein sequence is MTENTTDAVTTPIPDPRKESLIEYPSQFPIKVMGAKVDGFVHAITQIAERFDPAFDATTVELRDSKAGNYLGVTITVTATSREQLDDLYRALSAHPSVKVVL, encoded by the coding sequence ATGACCGAGAACACCACCGACGCAGTCACCACACCCATTCCCGATCCGCGCAAGGAGTCGCTGATCGAATATCCCTCGCAGTTTCCGATCAAGGTCATGGGCGCCAAGGTCGACGGGTTCGTGCATGCGATCACGCAGATCGCCGAGCGCTTCGATCCGGCCTTCGACGCCACCACGGTCGAGCTGCGCGACAGCAAGGCGGGCAACTACCTGGGCGTGACGATCACCGTCACCGCCACCAGCCGCGAGCAGCTCGACGATCTCTACCGAGCGCTGTCGGCCCATCCGTCGGTCAAGGTCGTTCTCTAG
- a CDS encoding glycosyltransferase: MTGRPLRILLAMCYLVHRTGAEMFTRDLALWLRRRGHAVTILATAFGDMADELRHASIACITDVADMAARPDVIIGNTHHETVRAVLHFHDVPVLTICHDRSAEHGRPPQFSQVVRHIAVDENCAERLVHEFGIEREHIELIQNGVDLSRFLPRTPLPAAPRAALVFSNYASHDAQLEEIRAACAERGLTLDVIGSGTGNHLPDPAAALGRYDVVFGKGRCATEALVTGNAVVVLDPSSGMGEMVTAATVAHARRWNFGRALMTRPITRQNVMAELDKFDAEDAGEAAAWMRATGGLDATLCALEACVRRVTDGREIIAVPAEQRAREMARYMDDWIRRGSATTAHLGLASLHQHVAGLHQALNDQQRAHQAQIEVWRAEAQRQSEHAAALAVRLQAAEASLAAQQRDAESALASASTAHAALSARLDEAGSRLADVERRASNDAAGMDARLREIYASRSWRVTAPLRQISTYIQARVQRP, from the coding sequence ATGACCGGGCGCCCGTTGCGCATCCTGCTCGCGATGTGCTACCTCGTGCACCGCACGGGCGCGGAGATGTTCACCCGGGATCTTGCCCTGTGGCTGCGGCGGCGCGGCCACGCCGTCACCATTCTTGCAACGGCCTTCGGCGACATGGCCGACGAGTTGCGCCATGCGTCGATCGCGTGCATCACCGACGTGGCCGACATGGCGGCCCGACCCGACGTGATCATCGGCAACACCCACCACGAGACGGTGCGCGCCGTGCTTCACTTTCATGACGTGCCGGTTCTCACGATCTGCCACGACCGCAGCGCAGAGCACGGCCGCCCACCGCAGTTTTCACAGGTGGTGCGCCATATCGCGGTCGACGAGAACTGCGCCGAGCGGCTGGTGCACGAGTTCGGCATCGAGCGCGAGCACATCGAACTGATCCAGAACGGGGTCGATCTTTCACGCTTCCTGCCGCGCACGCCATTGCCGGCCGCACCTCGCGCGGCACTGGTCTTCAGCAACTATGCATCGCACGATGCCCAGCTCGAAGAGATTCGCGCCGCATGCGCGGAACGCGGCCTCACGCTCGACGTGATCGGCAGCGGCACCGGCAACCACCTGCCCGACCCGGCCGCCGCGCTGGGCCGCTACGACGTCGTGTTCGGCAAAGGACGCTGCGCCACCGAAGCGCTGGTCACAGGCAACGCCGTGGTGGTGCTCGATCCGAGCTCGGGCATGGGTGAGATGGTGACGGCGGCCACGGTGGCGCATGCGCGGCGCTGGAACTTCGGCCGGGCACTGATGACTCGACCGATCACGCGGCAAAACGTGATGGCCGAGCTCGACAAGTTCGATGCGGAGGATGCGGGTGAGGCCGCAGCCTGGATGCGCGCGACCGGAGGACTGGATGCAACGCTCTGCGCGCTCGAGGCCTGCGTACGGCGGGTGACCGACGGCCGAGAGATCATTGCAGTGCCCGCCGAGCAGCGTGCGCGCGAAATGGCGCGCTACATGGACGACTGGATCCGGCGTGGAAGCGCCACGACCGCGCACCTCGGCCTTGCCTCGCTGCATCAGCACGTCGCGGGGCTGCATCAGGCACTCAACGATCAGCAGCGCGCCCATCAGGCCCAGATCGAGGTCTGGCGCGCCGAGGCGCAGCGGCAGTCGGAGCATGCCGCTGCGCTGGCGGTGCGGTTGCAGGCGGCCGAAGCCTCGCTGGCCGCGCAGCAGCGGGATGCCGAGTCCGCACTGGCCTCGGCGTCCACGGCGCACGCCGCGCTCAGCGCGCGGCTGGACGAAGCCGGTTCGCGCCTGGCCGACGTCGAGCGGCGGGCGTCCAACGACGCCGCAGGCATGGACGCCCGGCTGCGCGAGATCTACGCCAGCCGGTCCTGGCGCGTCACTGCTCCGCTGCGGCAAATCTCCACTTACATACAGGCCAGAGTTCAGCGCCCATGA